The Pseudomonas fluorescens genome includes a window with the following:
- a CDS encoding Bug family tripartite tricarboxylate transporter substrate binding protein, whose product MNLSLRKVALAAGCLMFAGQLLAADPSKEPKRPECIAPASPGGGFDLTCKLAQSALVNQKLLTKPMRVTYMPGGVGAVAYNAVVAQRPADAGTLVAWSSGSLLNLAQGKFGRFDESAVRWLAAVGTSYGAIAVKSDSPYKNLDDLVQALKKDPGSVVIGSGGTVGSQDWMQTALIAKAAGINPRDLRYVALEGGGEIATALLGGHIQVGSTDISDSMPHIQSGDMRLLAVFAEKRIDEPEMKDIPTAKEQGYDIVWPVVRGFYLGPKVSDEDYAWWKDAFDKLLASEEFAKLRDQRELFPFAMTGPELDAYVKKQVADYKVLAKEFGLIQ is encoded by the coding sequence ATGAACCTTTCCCTGCGTAAAGTAGCCCTGGCCGCCGGATGCCTGATGTTCGCCGGGCAGTTGCTCGCCGCTGATCCATCCAAAGAGCCCAAGCGCCCCGAATGCATCGCCCCAGCCTCTCCCGGCGGCGGTTTTGACCTGACCTGCAAACTGGCGCAAAGCGCGCTGGTCAATCAAAAACTGCTGACCAAACCGATGCGCGTCACCTACATGCCAGGCGGCGTCGGCGCAGTGGCCTACAACGCAGTCGTCGCTCAGCGTCCGGCCGACGCTGGCACGCTGGTGGCCTGGTCCAGCGGCTCGTTGCTGAACCTGGCCCAGGGCAAGTTCGGTCGTTTCGATGAAAGCGCCGTGCGCTGGCTGGCCGCCGTCGGCACCAGCTATGGCGCCATCGCCGTGAAAAGCGATTCCCCCTACAAGAACCTCGACGATCTGGTACAGGCCCTGAAGAAAGACCCGGGCTCCGTGGTCATCGGCTCTGGCGGCACCGTCGGCAGCCAGGACTGGATGCAGACCGCCCTGATCGCCAAGGCCGCCGGCATCAACCCGCGCGACCTGCGTTACGTGGCCCTCGAAGGCGGCGGTGAGATCGCCACCGCGCTGCTGGGCGGCCACATACAGGTCGGCAGTACCGACATTTCCGACTCCATGCCTCACATCCAGAGCGGCGACATGCGCCTGCTGGCCGTGTTTGCCGAGAAGCGTATCGACGAGCCGGAGATGAAAGACATTCCAACCGCGAAAGAACAAGGCTACGACATTGTCTGGCCGGTGGTTCGTGGCTTCTACCTCGGGCCAAAAGTCAGCGACGAAGACTACGCCTGGTGGAAGGACGCGTTCGACAAGCTGCTGGCCTCCGAAGAGTTCGCCAAGCTGCGTGACCAGCGTGAGCTGTTCCCGTTCGCCATGACCGGCCCGGAACTGGATGCCTATGTGAAGAAACAAGTGGCTGATTACAAGGTGCTGGCCAAAGAGTTCGGCCTGATCCAGTAA
- a CDS encoding tripartite tricarboxylate transporter TctB family protein has product MLTIQRIFAAVLLLACIGLALMAWPYQAAFSYEPVGPRAFPLLMLGLMGLALLYMLFRPTPIVHSDEDPHLDRETLQKIGICVVLLLVFAGTFEPLGFILASILIGVPMARLYGGRWVPSVVIISLMAIGLYLLFDKLMDVPLPLGLLDVLEN; this is encoded by the coding sequence ATGCTCACCATCCAACGTATTTTTGCCGCGGTGCTGCTACTGGCCTGTATCGGCCTGGCACTGATGGCCTGGCCCTATCAAGCGGCCTTTTCCTACGAACCGGTCGGCCCGCGCGCCTTTCCCTTGCTGATGCTCGGGCTGATGGGGCTGGCATTGCTGTACATGCTGTTTCGCCCGACGCCCATCGTGCATAGCGACGAAGACCCGCACCTGGACCGCGAAACCTTGCAGAAAATCGGTATCTGCGTGGTGCTGCTGCTGGTCTTCGCCGGCACCTTCGAACCCTTGGGCTTCATTCTTGCCAGCATCCTGATCGGCGTGCCGATGGCGCGCCTTTACGGCGGTCGCTGGGTGCCCAGCGTGGTGATCATCAGCCTGATGGCCATCGGTCTTTACCTGTTGTTCGACAAGCTGATGGACGTGCCGCTGCCCCTGGGCCTGCTCGACGTCCTGGAGAATTGA
- a CDS encoding tripartite tricarboxylate transporter permease, whose product MDTLNYLGQGFGVALTPYNLVTALTGTLIGTVVGLLPGLGPINGVALLIPIAFALGLPPESALILLAAVYLGCEYGGRISSILLNIPGEASTVMTTLDGYPMARQGLAGVALSLSAWSSFIGAFIATCGMVLFAPLLAKWAIAFGPAEYFVLMVFAIVCLGGMAGDRPLKTFIAALIGLFLSSVGIDANSGVYRFTGDNIHLTDGIQFVVLVLGLFSISEILLLLEKTHRGQEAVKATGRMMFNFKEAASVFTVNLRCGVLGFIMGVLPGAGATLASAVAYMTEKRIAGAGGSFGQGDKRGLAAPETAIGGAACGALVPMLTLGVPGSGTTAVMIGALSLYNITPGPLLFQQQPDIVWGLIASLFVANIMLVILNIPMIRIFTRILAVPNWALVPVIAIITGIGVYAVHATTFDLFLMIGIGIFGYILRKLDFPLSPVLLGFILGGLMEQNLRRALSISNGALEILWSSPITFGCWILTAIMLFMPLLRIWRRRAAQRRALANV is encoded by the coding sequence ATGGATACCCTGAATTATCTCGGCCAGGGTTTTGGCGTTGCACTGACCCCCTACAACCTCGTCACAGCACTGACCGGCACCCTGATCGGCACCGTGGTCGGCCTGCTGCCGGGCCTGGGCCCGATCAACGGCGTGGCGCTGCTGATCCCGATTGCCTTTGCCCTGGGGCTGCCGCCGGAATCGGCGCTGATCCTGCTGGCCGCGGTGTACCTGGGTTGCGAATACGGCGGACGTATCAGCTCGATCCTGCTCAACATCCCGGGTGAAGCTTCCACCGTGATGACCACCCTCGATGGCTATCCAATGGCCCGCCAAGGCCTGGCCGGCGTGGCGTTGTCGCTGTCGGCGTGGAGTTCGTTCATCGGCGCGTTCATCGCCACCTGCGGCATGGTGTTGTTCGCACCGTTGCTGGCCAAATGGGCGATTGCCTTCGGGCCGGCGGAATATTTCGTCCTGATGGTGTTCGCCATTGTCTGCCTCGGCGGCATGGCCGGCGACCGACCGCTCAAGACCTTCATCGCGGCGCTGATCGGCCTGTTCCTGTCCAGTGTCGGGATCGACGCCAACAGCGGCGTGTACCGTTTCACCGGGGACAACATCCACTTGACCGACGGCATCCAGTTCGTCGTGCTGGTGCTGGGCCTGTTCTCCATCAGCGAAATCCTGTTGCTGCTGGAAAAAACCCATCGCGGCCAGGAGGCGGTGAAAGCTACCGGGCGAATGATGTTCAACTTCAAGGAAGCCGCGTCGGTCTTCACTGTGAACCTGCGCTGCGGCGTGCTCGGTTTCATCATGGGCGTGCTGCCGGGTGCTGGTGCGACCCTGGCCAGTGCCGTGGCCTATATGACGGAAAAACGCATTGCCGGCGCCGGTGGCTCGTTCGGCCAGGGCGACAAGCGCGGCCTCGCCGCCCCGGAAACAGCCATCGGTGGCGCGGCCTGCGGTGCGCTGGTGCCAATGCTGACCCTCGGTGTTCCCGGCTCGGGCACCACCGCGGTGATGATCGGCGCGCTGTCGCTGTACAACATCACGCCCGGTCCACTGCTGTTCCAGCAACAGCCGGACATCGTCTGGGGCCTGATCGCGTCGTTGTTCGTCGCCAACATCATGCTGGTGATCCTCAACATCCCGATGATCCGCATCTTCACCCGGATCCTGGCGGTGCCGAACTGGGCGCTGGTTCCGGTCATCGCGATCATCACCGGGATCGGTGTCTATGCGGTGCATGCCACCACGTTCGACCTGTTCCTGATGATCGGTATCGGCATCTTCGGCTATATCCTGCGCAAGCTGGACTTCCCGCTGTCGCCAGTGCTGCTGGGCTTCATCCTCGGTGGCCTGATGGAGCAGAACCTGCGGCGTGCGCTGTCGATTTCCAACGGTGCACTGGAGATCCTCTGGTCGAGCCCGATCACGTTCGGCTGCTGGATCCTGACAGCGATCATGCTGTTCATGCCATTGCTGCGAATCTGGCGCCGCCGCGCCGCTCAACGTCGCGCCCTGGCCAATGTCTGA
- a CDS encoding AbrB family transcriptional regulator, with amino-acid sequence MSEATFRQWWGTPLVGLAGGYLASLIGWPLPWMVGSLLAIILVRCLTPWQLMEIPGGRKCGQWVVGIGIGLHFTPVVMEQVLSHFGLIFFGALITSVSSVVSVWLMRRTGEERATAFFSSMPGGSGEMVNLGARNGADLSRVAAGQSLRVLVVVLCVPAAFKYLLGEGSPVQHATTVDWLWLAILFPAGALLAWVWERLRQPNPWLFGPLLVSAAVSVGWDLHIGLPNGASQVGQWLIGSGLGCHFNRQFFRRAPSFMGRTLIGTVLTMLIATLAALGLSTLTHLDLRSLTLGMMPGGIAEMSLTAETLQLSVPLVTALQVMRLLFVLFLAEPLFRYWMRKPGSDL; translated from the coding sequence ATGTCTGAGGCGACATTCAGACAATGGTGGGGAACACCGCTGGTCGGCCTGGCCGGCGGTTACCTGGCCAGCCTGATCGGCTGGCCTTTGCCCTGGATGGTCGGTTCGTTGCTGGCGATCATCCTGGTGCGCTGTCTTACGCCGTGGCAACTGATGGAAATCCCCGGCGGCCGTAAGTGCGGCCAATGGGTGGTGGGCATCGGTATCGGCCTGCACTTCACTCCTGTGGTGATGGAGCAGGTGCTGAGCCACTTCGGCCTGATCTTCTTCGGCGCGCTGATCACCAGCGTGTCCAGCGTGGTGAGTGTCTGGCTCATGCGTCGCACTGGCGAGGAGCGCGCCACCGCGTTCTTCTCGAGCATGCCGGGCGGTTCCGGCGAAATGGTCAACCTCGGTGCCCGCAACGGCGCGGACCTTAGTCGTGTTGCAGCAGGCCAGAGCCTGCGGGTGCTGGTGGTAGTGCTGTGCGTGCCGGCAGCCTTCAAGTACCTGTTGGGCGAAGGCTCGCCGGTGCAACACGCCACGACGGTGGACTGGCTGTGGCTGGCGATCCTGTTCCCGGCGGGCGCCCTGCTCGCCTGGGTCTGGGAGCGATTGCGCCAACCCAACCCCTGGTTGTTCGGACCCTTGCTGGTAAGTGCGGCGGTGAGCGTCGGTTGGGACCTGCACATCGGCCTGCCCAACGGCGCCAGCCAGGTCGGCCAGTGGTTGATCGGCAGCGGATTGGGTTGTCATTTCAACCGGCAGTTCTTTCGTCGGGCGCCGTCGTTCATGGGGCGTACCCTGATCGGCACGGTGTTGACGATGCTGATCGCCACGCTTGCAGCCCTAGGCTTGAGCACCTTGACCCATCTGGATCTACGTTCACTGACACTCGGTATGATGCCCGGCGGCATCGCGGAAATGAGCCTGACGGCGGAAACATTGCAACTGTCAGTGCCATTGGTGACAGCGTTGCAGGTGATGCGATTGCTGTTTGTGTTGTTTCTGGCGGAGCCGTTGTTCAGGTATTGGATGCGCAAGCCGGGTTCGGACTTATAG